GCGACTTGAGTACTATTTTTACTGGGCTTGATAAGTATAATCCACGACGCTTTTGAGCTCCACTTTGTAACACGCCAACAAATAACATAAGGAAGTCATAAACTATGAGCCTGTTTATGAGCCTAGTCGGTATGGTAGTGCTTCTTGCTATTGCATTTGCATTCTCATCTAACCGTAAAGCTATCAACTTAAGAACAGTGGGTGGCGCATTCGCTATCCAATTCGCACTTGGTGCATTTGTTCTTTACGTACCTTGGGGTCGCGACCTTTTAAACGGTTTCTCTCAAGGTGTATCTAACGTTATCAACTACGGTAACGATGGTATCTCTTTCCTATTCGGTGGTCTTGTTTCTGACAAGATGTTCGAAGTATTTGGTGGCGGCGGCTTTATCTTCGCGTTCCGTGTACTTCCAACACTGATTTTCTTCTCAGCACTTATTTCAGTTCTGTACTACCTAGGCGTTATGCAATGGGTTATCAAGATCCTTGGTGGCGGCTTGCAAAAAGCACTAGGTACATCACGCGCTGAATCTATGTCTGCAGCAGCTAACATTTTCGTAGGTCAAACAGAAGCACCACTTGTGGTTCGTCCGTTCGTACCTAAGATGACACAATCTGAGCTATTTGCAGTAATGTGTGGTGGTCTAGCATCAGTAGCTGGTGGTGTTCTAGCAGGTTACGCATCAATGGGTGTGCCACTAGAGTACCTAGTAGCAGCGTCATTTATGGCGGCACCAGGTGGTCTACTATTCGCGAAGATCCTTCACCCTGAAACTGACAAGCCTGAAGAAGATATTGAAGCGGCAATGGACGGTGGTGACGACAAGCCAACCAACGTTATCGACGCAGCAGCAGGCGGTGCGGCATCAGGTCTACAACTTGCACTTAACGTTGGTGCAATGCTAATTGCATTCGTTGGCCTAATCGCACTTGTGAACGGCATGCTAGGTGGTATTGGTGGCTGGTTCGGTATGCCTGAACTGACACTAGAACTTATCCTAGGTTACGCGTTCTCTCCACTAGCATTCCTAATCGGTGTGCCATGGGATGAAGCGATCGTTGCTGGTTCATTTATCGGTCAAAAACTGGTTATCAACGAGTTCGTAGCTTACTTGAACTTCACTCCATACATTGGTGAAACTGCTCAAGTTGTTGCTGAAACGGGCCAAGTAATGTCTCAGAAGACAGTTGCTATTATCTCGTTTGCTCTTTGTGGCTTTGCTAACCTATCGTCTATCGCGATTCTACTAGGTGGTCTAGGTAGCTTGGCTCCAAACCGTCGTGGTGATATCGCACGCATGGGTATGAAAGCGGTTCTTGCTGGTACATTATCTAACTTAATGGCAGCAACAATTGCAGGCTTCTGTCTAAGCCTTGCAGCTCTGTAATTAGAGTTAGCTTAATATAGACGCCATTTGAAATTATGCCCTGTAGCACTGATATGCTGCGGGGCATTTTTCGTTTTTAACCAGTATTCGTTTTTGCTTGAATGTCAGGTGTGAACTGCGATGAATACAGGGTTAAAGAATTTTGA
This is a stretch of genomic DNA from Vibrio panuliri. It encodes these proteins:
- a CDS encoding NupC/NupG family nucleoside CNT transporter, with amino-acid sequence MSLFMSLVGMVVLLAIAFAFSSNRKAINLRTVGGAFAIQFALGAFVLYVPWGRDLLNGFSQGVSNVINYGNDGISFLFGGLVSDKMFEVFGGGGFIFAFRVLPTLIFFSALISVLYYLGVMQWVIKILGGGLQKALGTSRAESMSAAANIFVGQTEAPLVVRPFVPKMTQSELFAVMCGGLASVAGGVLAGYASMGVPLEYLVAASFMAAPGGLLFAKILHPETDKPEEDIEAAMDGGDDKPTNVIDAAAGGAASGLQLALNVGAMLIAFVGLIALVNGMLGGIGGWFGMPELTLELILGYAFSPLAFLIGVPWDEAIVAGSFIGQKLVINEFVAYLNFTPYIGETAQVVAETGQVMSQKTVAIISFALCGFANLSSIAILLGGLGSLAPNRRGDIARMGMKAVLAGTLSNLMAATIAGFCLSLAAL